Proteins encoded by one window of Emticicia oligotrophica DSM 17448:
- a CDS encoding proline dehydrogenase family protein — MEAAPQNQLLSFEDTSVAFAQQSDSKLQKTYLIFAMMNQNWLVKIGTFFIKFILKIGLPVKFLIKNTLFEQFCGGESIETCQKTIENLARGNVGTILDYSVEGEDNENDFDKTTDEVERTIIRASQQATNIPFSVFKVSGVGSVELLEKVQERPEMLTKEDKAAFQRIHDRVNRLCQLAAQLNVRIFLDAEESWIQDVIDNLCYEMMKKYNVGGKTIVYNTYQLYRWASLDNLINACENARKNGYTVGAKLVRGAYMEKERRRAAEMEYQSPIQATKEDTDKDFNKAVYFAVENTDILSICLGTHNEDSCLLCVKLMQEKGIAKNDSCIWFAQLLGMSDNISYNLANAGYNVAKYVPYGPVEAVMPYLFRRADENTSIAGQSSREFLLVKKERERRTKKAA; from the coding sequence ATGGAAGCTGCTCCGCAGAATCAACTACTTAGTTTTGAGGACACATCAGTAGCCTTTGCTCAACAATCGGATAGCAAACTTCAAAAAACATATTTGATTTTTGCAATGATGAACCAAAATTGGCTCGTAAAGATAGGAACTTTTTTTATAAAGTTTATATTAAAAATAGGTTTACCAGTAAAATTTCTTATAAAAAATACTTTATTTGAACAATTTTGCGGTGGAGAAAGTATCGAAACTTGCCAAAAAACCATAGAAAATTTGGCACGAGGAAATGTTGGAACAATCCTAGATTATTCGGTTGAAGGAGAAGATAATGAAAATGATTTCGACAAAACAACTGATGAGGTAGAACGTACCATTATTAGGGCTTCTCAACAAGCTACAAACATTCCTTTTTCAGTTTTTAAGGTTTCGGGCGTAGGTTCAGTTGAGCTTCTTGAAAAAGTACAAGAAAGGCCAGAAATGCTCACTAAAGAAGACAAAGCTGCATTTCAACGAATTCATGATAGAGTGAATCGTTTATGTCAATTAGCCGCTCAACTCAATGTTAGAATCTTCTTAGATGCCGAAGAATCATGGATTCAGGATGTCATTGATAATTTATGCTACGAGATGATGAAAAAATATAACGTTGGCGGAAAAACAATTGTCTATAACACTTATCAACTTTACCGTTGGGCAAGCCTTGATAATTTGATAAATGCCTGCGAAAATGCTAGAAAAAATGGATACACCGTTGGGGCTAAATTAGTACGTGGAGCATACATGGAAAAAGAGCGTCGTCGTGCTGCTGAAATGGAGTACCAAAGCCCGATTCAAGCAACTAAAGAAGATACTGATAAAGATTTCAATAAAGCTGTTTATTTTGCCGTTGAAAATACAGATATTCTTTCAATCTGTTTGGGAACTCACAATGAAGATAGTTGCCTACTTTGTGTGAAACTCATGCAGGAAAAAGGAATAGCAAAGAATGACAGTTGCATTTGGTTTGCCCAGTTGTTAGGCATGAGTGATAATATTTCTTATAATTTAGCAAATGCTGGATATAACGTAGCAAAATATGTACCTTATGGACCTGTTGAAGCAGTAATGCCCTATTTATTCCGTCGAGCAGATGAAAATACTTCTATTGCAGGCCAAAGCAGTAGAGAGTTTTTATTAGTCAAAAAAGAACGCGAAAGACGCACTAAAAAAGCAGCCTAA
- a CDS encoding lipoprotein signal peptidase, whose product MSDTAFKGQSPYKYLFLTLILILVDQAIKLWMYYDVLPNHYGEIDIIPNVFKLHYVENKGMAFGMELGGEYGKLILTTFRLGAMVGICWYLVYLTKRNAHAGLLWSIAAVLGGAIGNVIDSTFYGVWLDNAPAGVSTPWFHGQVIDMFYAYGLDGQYPDWIPFLGGDYNTTPIFNFADACIFCGVVSILVFQQKFFEHDHSAKSYASTTNQPIEEVKEESAEAIRENLEAEETLNEELNQEVAEIVAEDQQYRLTEEPKNDISEDNAETPNQNQ is encoded by the coding sequence ATGTCGGACACTGCTTTTAAAGGACAATCGCCTTATAAGTACTTATTTTTAACGCTTATTTTAATCCTTGTTGACCAAGCCATTAAACTTTGGATGTATTATGATGTACTACCCAATCATTATGGTGAAATTGATATCATTCCAAATGTATTCAAACTCCATTATGTAGAAAATAAAGGAATGGCATTTGGCATGGAATTAGGTGGCGAATACGGAAAATTAATTCTTACCACTTTTCGTTTGGGGGCAATGGTTGGCATTTGCTGGTATTTGGTTTATTTGACCAAACGCAATGCACATGCAGGACTCCTTTGGTCAATCGCTGCCGTTTTGGGTGGTGCGATTGGCAACGTAATTGATAGTACATTTTATGGCGTTTGGCTCGATAACGCACCCGCAGGTGTTTCTACGCCGTGGTTTCATGGTCAAGTAATTGATATGTTTTATGCGTATGGCCTTGACGGCCAATATCCTGATTGGATTCCGTTCCTTGGTGGCGATTATAATACAACTCCTATCTTTAATTTTGCCGATGCTTGCATATTCTGTGGTGTGGTAAGCATTTTAGTTTTCCAGCAAAAATTCTTTGAACACGACCATAGTGCTAAAAGCTATGCTAGCACGACCAATCAACCAATTGAAGAAGTGAAGGAGGAATCGGCTGAGGCTATACGTGAAAATTTGGAAGCAGAAGAGACATTAAATGAGGAATTAAATCAAGAAGTTGCAGAAATAGTTGCGGAAGACCAGCAATATAGATTGACGGAAGAACCTAAAAACGATATTAGCGAAGATAACGCCGAAACACCAAACCAAAATCAATAA